A window of the Deinococcus gobiensis I-0 genome harbors these coding sequences:
- a CDS encoding UDP-N-acetylmuramate dehydrogenase — MTATTPSRTGVRVERLPLARFTTLGVGGEAEVWFAANHAQLAEAIEAPYRVLGGGSNLVIADAGVPERVVRLTGELAGRDLEPDPALSTDTEIVTGWVGGGVPLPGLIRTLQKLGLSGLEGTVGIPAQVGGAVWMNAGTRYGEMFDGLHTVEIVTPQGTRQVTPDDLEWGYRQSGIARGEVVSRVRLRLTRSTPEAVLEKMTHADEARKGQPKMKTPGCAFKNPGGVSAGKLMDEAGLKSTRVGAAMIAPEHANFIVNLGGASAADVHALLDLARERVGVPMELEYELWPERG, encoded by the coding sequence ATGACGGCGACGACCCCGAGCCGCACCGGCGTCCGCGTCGAGAGGTTGCCGCTGGCCCGCTTCACGACCCTGGGTGTGGGCGGCGAGGCCGAGGTCTGGTTCGCCGCCAACCACGCGCAACTGGCCGAGGCCATCGAGGCCCCCTACCGCGTGCTGGGGGGCGGCAGCAACCTCGTCATCGCCGACGCGGGCGTGCCCGAGCGGGTGGTGCGCCTGACCGGCGAGCTGGCCGGGCGCGACCTGGAGCCCGACCCGGCCCTAAGCACCGACACCGAGATCGTGACCGGCTGGGTGGGCGGCGGCGTGCCCCTGCCTGGCCTGATCCGCACGCTCCAGAAACTCGGGCTCTCGGGCCTCGAAGGCACGGTCGGCATTCCGGCGCAGGTCGGCGGCGCAGTGTGGATGAACGCGGGCACCCGTTACGGCGAGATGTTCGACGGCCTGCACACGGTCGAGATCGTGACGCCGCAGGGCACGCGCCAGGTCACGCCCGACGATCTGGAGTGGGGTTACCGCCAGAGCGGCATCGCGCGCGGCGAGGTGGTGTCGCGGGTGAGATTGCGCCTGACCCGCAGCACCCCAGAGGCCGTGCTGGAGAAGATGACCCACGCCGACGAGGCCCGCAAGGGCCAGCCCAAGATGAAGACCCCCGGCTGCGCCTTCAAGAACCCCGGCGGCGTGAGTGCCGGCAAGCTGATGGACGAGGCCGGACTCAAAAGCACACGAGTCGGCGCAGCCATGATCGCGCCCGAACACGCCAACTTCATCGTGAACCTGGGCGGCGCGTCGGCGGCCGACGTGCACGCCCTGCTCGACCTCGCCCGCGAGCGCGTCGGCGTGCCGATGGAACTCGAATACGAACTCTGGCCGGAGCGGGGCTAG
- the murC gene encoding UDP-N-acetylmuramate--L-alanine ligase translates to MGVGGIGMSAFARLLRARGHFVSGCDEAETELTAQLQQEGVAVASGHSAEHVTLGAFGPQFGPVDVLVASEAVPKTHPELAAARSAGIEVRPRMALLGELLRAGPSVGVIGTHGKTTTTSMIAVAMQGAGLDPSAFVGGLVPEFGSNARVGEGPFVAEVDESDRAFAELGCETAVFTNAEDDHVGGDQATYWNTVEEQHAGFARFVAGSDRVLLCADWPGLEDLCVGARERLSYGQAQDADYRAHDLRPDAEGTAFTVAFRGEVLGEARVSLPGIHNVLNALAALAVTHLYGGEFARAAAALAAFRGPGRRWQRVGELNGALIVDDYAHNATKVAAAVQAAHQTGRRVRVVFQPHRYLRTQQSWPRLADALMAADEVLLLDIAAASEPPIEGIHATLISERMSAQGHAGVHYLPDRAEVVRRLRETAQDSDIIVTMGAGDVWKLSRELAGEAG, encoded by the coding sequence ATGGGCGTGGGCGGCATCGGCATGAGTGCCTTCGCGCGGCTGCTGCGGGCGCGCGGCCACTTTGTCAGCGGCTGCGACGAGGCCGAAACCGAACTCACCGCGCAGCTTCAGCAAGAAGGCGTCGCGGTGGCGAGCGGCCACAGCGCCGAGCACGTCACGCTGGGGGCCTTCGGGCCGCAGTTCGGGCCGGTGGACGTGCTCGTGGCCTCCGAAGCGGTGCCCAAGACGCACCCCGAACTCGCAGCGGCGCGCTCGGCAGGCATCGAGGTGCGGCCCCGCATGGCCCTGCTGGGCGAACTGCTGCGCGCCGGCCCCAGCGTCGGCGTGATCGGCACGCACGGCAAGACGACCACCACGAGCATGATCGCGGTCGCCATGCAGGGCGCGGGCCTGGACCCCTCGGCCTTCGTGGGCGGGCTGGTCCCCGAATTCGGCAGCAACGCGCGCGTGGGTGAGGGGCCTTTCGTGGCCGAGGTGGACGAGTCCGACCGGGCCTTCGCCGAGCTGGGCTGCGAGACGGCCGTGTTCACCAACGCCGAGGACGACCATGTGGGCGGCGACCAGGCGACCTACTGGAACACCGTCGAGGAGCAGCATGCGGGCTTCGCGCGTTTCGTCGCGGGGTCGGACCGCGTGCTGCTGTGCGCCGACTGGCCGGGGCTGGAAGACCTGTGCGTGGGCGCCCGCGAACGCCTGAGCTACGGGCAGGCGCAGGACGCCGACTACCGCGCCCACGACCTGCGCCCCGACGCCGAGGGCACGGCCTTCACCGTGGCCTTCCGGGGCGAGGTCCTGGGCGAGGCGCGCGTGTCGCTGCCCGGCATCCACAACGTCCTGAACGCGCTGGCCGCGCTGGCCGTCACGCACCTGTACGGCGGCGAGTTCGCGCGGGCCGCCGCCGCCCTGGCCGCCTTCCGGGGACCGGGCCGGCGCTGGCAGCGCGTGGGCGAGCTGAACGGCGCGCTGATCGTGGACGACTACGCCCACAACGCCACCAAAGTCGCCGCCGCCGTGCAGGCCGCGCACCAGACCGGCCGCCGCGTGCGCGTGGTGTTCCAGCCGCACCGCTACCTGCGCACCCAGCAGAGCTGGCCCCGGCTGGCCGACGCCCTGATGGCCGCCGACGAGGTGCTGCTGCTGGACATCGCCGCCGCGTCCGAGCCGCCCATCGAGGGCATCCACGCCACCCTCATCTCGGAGCGCATGTCGGCGCAGGGACACGCGGGCGTGCATTACCTGCCCGACCGCGCCGAGGTCGTGCGGCGGCTACGCGAGACGGCGCAGGACAGCGACATCATCGTGACGATGGGCGCGGGCGACGTCTGGAAGCTCTCGCGCGAACTGGCCGGGGAGGCCGGATGA
- the murG gene encoding undecaprenyldiphospho-muramoylpentapeptide beta-N-acetylglucosaminyltransferase: protein MSLVVMATGGTGGHIYPAVATARELIRRGHSAMLLGQRGGMEERVAAEQGLLFHGVDAGKLARSGQGMADPRELLRAGQGVTQARALLQKLRPAAVVGYGGFASLPGVLAAQSLRLPTVLHEQNALLGLTQRLAVGRAQAVGTVYDTVRGLSPDKATLVGMPVREERMDRAEALERLGLQPGRLTLLVMGGSQGSLFLNDNVPGVLRGLFGEAGVLGGELPQIDFDFRSGDLSLTPAGGPAQAVQVLHATGRRWLERVGPAVQDWPWYRATDYVDAVAAWSAADLAITRAGTSTLAEAAFHGVPLVMVPLPESAENHQLHNAQAVQLAGAGRLVEQRRVLDTGAQPGAGGLAQAVLECAQPETRASMRSAALARAQPGAAARFADLIETRLR, encoded by the coding sequence ATGAGCTTGGTCGTGATGGCAACAGGCGGCACCGGGGGCCACATCTACCCGGCGGTGGCGACCGCGCGCGAACTGATCCGGCGCGGGCACTCGGCGATGCTGCTGGGCCAGCGCGGGGGCATGGAGGAACGGGTGGCCGCCGAACAGGGCCTGCTGTTCCACGGCGTGGATGCCGGCAAACTGGCGCGCAGCGGGCAGGGGATGGCCGACCCGCGCGAGCTGCTGCGCGCCGGGCAGGGCGTGACCCAGGCCCGCGCCCTCCTGCAAAAGCTCCGGCCCGCCGCCGTGGTGGGCTACGGCGGCTTCGCCAGCCTGCCGGGCGTCCTCGCCGCCCAGAGCCTGCGCCTGCCGACCGTCCTGCACGAGCAGAACGCCCTGCTGGGGCTCACGCAGCGCCTCGCGGTGGGGCGCGCGCAGGCGGTCGGCACGGTCTACGACACGGTGCGCGGCCTCTCGCCCGACAAGGCCACCCTGGTCGGCATGCCGGTGCGCGAGGAACGCATGGACCGCGCCGAGGCCCTGGAGCGCCTGGGCCTCCAGCCGGGCCGCCTGACCCTGCTGGTCATGGGCGGGTCGCAGGGGTCGCTGTTCCTCAACGACAACGTGCCCGGCGTGCTGCGCGGCCTGTTCGGCGAGGCAGGCGTGCTGGGCGGCGAACTGCCCCAGATCGACTTCGACTTCCGCAGCGGCGACCTCAGCCTGACCCCGGCGGGCGGCCCGGCCCAGGCCGTGCAGGTGCTGCACGCCACCGGGCGCCGCTGGCTGGAGAGGGTGGGCCCGGCCGTGCAGGACTGGCCCTGGTACCGCGCGACCGACTACGTGGACGCGGTCGCGGCGTGGTCGGCGGCCGACCTGGCGATCACCCGCGCCGGCACGAGCACGCTGGCCGAGGCCGCCTTCCACGGCGTGCCGCTGGTCATGGTGCCGCTGCCCGAATCGGCCGAGAACCACCAGCTCCACAATGCCCAGGCGGTGCAGCTGGCCGGGGCCGGACGACTGGTCGAGCAGCGCCGGGTACTGGACACCGGCGCGCAGCCTGGGGCCGGAGGGCTGGCGCAGGCGGTGTTAGAGTGTGCCCAGCCGGAGACCCGCGCCTCCATGAGGTCGGCGGCCCTCGCACGTGCCCAGCCGGGCGCGGCGGCCCGCTTCGCCGACCTGATCGAGACGCGCCTGCGTTAG
- a CDS encoding AIM24 family protein: MTNPDGTYSLRDFLSKTAERDNPGDVFELESSKMLEVKVNGRVWSKLGAMVAYKGNLSFKREGTLEGGLMKALKRAVSQEMSPLAKIEGRGVAYLADQGKEIQILRLAGESLNVNGNDLLAFEDSVQYDITMQRRIAGMAAGGLFSVRVQGHGMVAILSHGKPLTLRVSPHEPLFTDPNATIAWSGNLQPQLRMDSSLRSMIGRGGGETYQMVFQGDGFVVVQPYEEFEAGMVGGGSSHSSGGGLGDLFD, translated from the coding sequence ATGACCAACCCCGACGGCACCTACAGCCTGCGCGACTTCCTGAGCAAGACGGCCGAGCGCGACAATCCCGGCGACGTGTTCGAGCTGGAGTCCAGCAAGATGCTGGAGGTCAAGGTGAACGGCCGCGTCTGGAGCAAACTCGGCGCGATGGTCGCCTACAAGGGCAACCTCAGCTTCAAGCGCGAGGGCACCCTGGAAGGCGGCCTGATGAAGGCCCTCAAGCGCGCCGTGAGCCAGGAGATGAGTCCGCTCGCCAAGATCGAGGGCCGGGGCGTGGCCTACCTCGCCGACCAGGGCAAGGAAATCCAGATCCTGCGGCTGGCGGGCGAGAGCCTGAACGTGAACGGCAACGACCTGCTGGCTTTCGAGGACAGCGTGCAGTACGACATCACCATGCAGCGGCGCATCGCGGGGATGGCGGCGGGCGGCCTGTTCAGCGTGCGCGTGCAGGGGCACGGCATGGTGGCGATCCTCTCGCACGGCAAGCCGCTGACCCTGCGCGTGAGCCCCCACGAGCCGCTGTTCACCGATCCCAACGCCACCATCGCCTGGAGCGGCAACCTGCAGCCGCAGCTGCGCATGGACTCCTCGCTGCGCTCCATGATCGGGCGCGGCGGCGGCGAGACCTACCAGATGGTCTTTCAGGGCGACGGCTTCGTGGTCGTGCAGCCCTACGAGGAGTTCGAGGCCGGCATGGTCGGCGGCGGCAGCTCGCACAGCAGCGGCGGCGGCCTGGGCGACCTGTTCGATTGA
- a CDS encoding nitroreductase family protein → MTPPTPLETLPLDTLSAIRERRTVDLPLLSPDPIDDQTLGTLLEAANWAPNHGRTEPWRFAVFTGEGRTKLADALAKSLALSQGKEEPAPEARETQRERQRMAPVWIVVAAQPAEKPRMPLYEEQWAAACAVQNLLLAARALGLGSKWISNVPSMHPHTARALGFPEDSTPLGMLYLGHVAGEWPAGKRGPAQDKVRWFRD, encoded by the coding sequence ATGACCCCCCCGACCCCCCTGGAGACCCTCCCCCTGGACACGTTGAGCGCCATCCGCGAGCGCCGCACGGTGGACCTGCCGCTGCTGAGTCCCGATCCCATCGACGACCAGACCCTCGGTACCCTGCTGGAGGCCGCCAACTGGGCGCCCAACCACGGCCGCACCGAGCCGTGGCGCTTCGCGGTCTTTACCGGCGAGGGCCGCACGAAACTGGCCGACGCCCTGGCCAAGTCGCTGGCCCTGAGCCAGGGCAAGGAGGAACCCGCCCCCGAAGCCCGCGAGACCCAGCGCGAACGCCAGCGCATGGCCCCGGTATGGATCGTGGTGGCGGCCCAGCCTGCCGAGAAGCCCAGGATGCCGCTGTACGAGGAGCAGTGGGCCGCCGCCTGCGCGGTGCAGAACCTGCTGCTCGCCGCGCGCGCCCTGGGCCTGGGCAGCAAGTGGATCAGCAACGTGCCCAGCATGCACCCGCACACCGCCCGCGCCCTGGGCTTTCCCGAAGACAGCACGCCGCTGGGGATGCTGTACCTCGGCCACGTCGCGGGCGAGTGGCCGGCGGGCAAGCGCGGGCCGGCACAGGACAAGGTGCGCTGGTTCAGGGACTGA
- a CDS encoding pyridoxal phosphate-dependent aminotransferase: protein MSPQSEAAPRLSQRALSLKPSSTVAVTSRALELQRQGVDVISMSVGEPDFDTPPHVKAAAIRAIEGGKTKYTAVSGIPELREAISAKFRRENGLEYAPSAVTVTSGGKQALFNAFFALLDPGDEVLIPAPYWVSYPEMVALTGAVPVAVPTTPESGFALDPAELEARVTSRTRLIVLNSPGNPTGAVFPPEVLAEVARIAQKYNLLIVTDEMYEHLVYGAEQVSIGTFAPEHTLTINGASKAYAMTGWRIGYAGGPQGVITAMNALQSQSTSNASSIGQHAALAALEQHEETARFIEMARTAYHARRDRIVAGLNALGLPTPTPQGAFYVMADTRAVHENELEAARILLDEARVAVVPGTDFAAPGQVRLSYATGMDTIEEVLRRIGEVVGR from the coding sequence ATGAGTCCCCAGTCCGAAGCGGCGCCCCGGCTTTCCCAGCGGGCCCTGAGCCTCAAGCCCTCCTCGACGGTGGCGGTCACGTCGCGCGCGCTGGAATTGCAGCGCCAGGGCGTGGACGTGATCTCGATGAGCGTGGGCGAGCCGGATTTCGACACGCCGCCGCACGTCAAGGCCGCCGCTATCCGGGCCATCGAGGGCGGCAAGACCAAGTACACGGCGGTCAGCGGCATTCCGGAGCTGCGCGAGGCCATCAGCGCCAAGTTCCGGCGCGAGAACGGGCTGGAATACGCCCCCTCGGCCGTCACGGTGACCAGCGGGGGCAAGCAGGCCCTCTTCAACGCCTTTTTCGCGCTGCTCGACCCCGGCGACGAGGTCCTCATTCCCGCGCCCTACTGGGTCAGCTACCCCGAGATGGTCGCCCTGACCGGCGCGGTGCCGGTGGCGGTGCCGACCACCCCCGAAAGCGGTTTCGCGCTCGACCCTGCCGAACTGGAAGCGCGCGTCACCTCGCGCACCCGCCTGATCGTGCTGAACAGCCCCGGCAACCCGACCGGCGCCGTGTTCCCGCCCGAGGTGCTGGCCGAGGTCGCGCGCATCGCCCAGAAGTACAACCTCCTGATCGTCACCGACGAGATGTACGAGCATCTGGTGTACGGCGCCGAGCAGGTCAGCATCGGCACCTTCGCCCCCGAGCACACCCTGACCATCAACGGGGCGAGCAAGGCCTACGCCATGACCGGCTGGCGCATCGGCTACGCGGGTGGGCCGCAGGGCGTCATCACGGCCATGAACGCGTTGCAGTCCCAGAGCACCAGCAACGCGAGCAGCATCGGGCAGCACGCCGCCCTGGCCGCGCTGGAGCAGCACGAGGAGACGGCGCGCTTCATCGAGATGGCCCGCACGGCCTACCACGCGCGCCGCGACCGCATCGTCGCGGGCCTGAACGCCCTGGGGCTGCCCACGCCCACGCCGCAGGGGGCCTTCTACGTGATGGCCGACACGCGCGCCGTCCACGAGAACGAGCTGGAAGCCGCCCGCATCCTTCTGGACGAGGCGCGCGTGGCCGTCGTGCCCGGCACCGATTTCGCCGCGCCGGGGCAGGTGCGCCTGAGCTACGCGACGGGCATGGACACCATCGAGGAGGTGCTGCGGCGCATCGGGGAAGTGGTGGGCAGGTGA
- a CDS encoding YraN family protein, with the protein MKGADAEARAAAHLTALGREIVARNYRIPGGEIDLITREPGGTLVFTEVRQRRTAHYGSAAQSVTPRKLALMHRAALAYLTRECGRDDLPCRLEVLTIDGPADTGTLHLIPLEP; encoded by the coding sequence GTGAAGGGCGCCGACGCCGAGGCCCGCGCGGCGGCGCACCTGACCGCTTTGGGCCGTGAGATCGTGGCACGCAACTACCGCATTCCGGGCGGAGAGATCGACCTGATCACCCGCGAACCGGGCGGCACGCTGGTCTTCACCGAGGTCCGGCAGCGGCGTACGGCCCATTACGGCAGCGCGGCCCAGAGCGTGACCCCGCGCAAGCTCGCGCTCATGCACCGCGCGGCGCTGGCCTACCTGACCCGCGAGTGCGGACGCGACGACCTGCCCTGCCGCCTGGAAGTCCTGACCATCGATGGCCCGGCCGACACCGGCACCCTGCACCTCATCCCCCTGGAGCCGTAG
- a CDS encoding HAD family hydrolase — protein sequence MDGVLTDNNVFHRQAWVEVAAEILDLRLSEHDLDTKVDGGRNPEIIERLTGRVPDAELAQRFHDAKEGRYRDLARGALREVQGLSGYLDALEARGIPYALVTSADRINVEFGMEALGFGHRFRTRVLGEDVSRGKPHPEPFLLGAARLGLDPAQCLAHEDAVNGVKSAAGAGCTVVALRTTAPEAALLAAGATLTAPDFTAWAGWLA from the coding sequence ATGGACGGCGTGCTGACCGACAACAACGTCTTTCACCGTCAGGCCTGGGTGGAGGTCGCGGCCGAAATCCTGGACCTGCGCCTGAGCGAGCACGATCTCGACACCAAAGTGGACGGCGGGCGCAATCCCGAGATCATCGAGCGCCTGACCGGCCGCGTGCCGGACGCCGAACTGGCGCAGCGTTTCCACGACGCCAAGGAGGGCCGCTACCGCGACCTCGCACGCGGCGCGCTGCGGGAGGTGCAGGGCCTGAGCGGCTACCTCGACGCTCTAGAAGCGCGCGGCATTCCCTACGCCCTGGTCACGAGCGCCGACCGCATCAACGTCGAGTTCGGGATGGAGGCGCTGGGCTTCGGCCACCGGTTCCGGACCCGCGTGCTGGGCGAGGACGTGTCGCGCGGCAAGCCGCATCCCGAGCCGTTCCTGCTGGGCGCCGCGCGCCTGGGCCTGGACCCCGCGCAGTGCCTCGCCCACGAGGACGCGGTCAACGGCGTGAAAAGTGCGGCGGGGGCGGGCTGCACCGTCGTCGCCCTGCGCACCACGGCGCCCGAGGCGGCGCTGCTGGCCGCCGGGGCCACCCTGACCGCCCCCGACTTCACCGCCTGGGCCGGGTGGCTGGCGTAG
- a CDS encoding putative dsRNA-binding protein: MNPKGDLIARTQTLGLGTPVFEAEAEGPPHDRTFRAQVSVGGEVLGQGEGRSKKDAERAAAEVALRVLNGRGDTDDSEDPQVAEEGAEAADPAPEGRWPIYAAVLAEALEVALEVADEDAGLDDVRREAARLYRDLLADLGHGPEGDAQ, from the coding sequence ATGAATCCAAAGGGCGACCTGATCGCGCGTACGCAGACGCTGGGCCTGGGCACCCCGGTCTTCGAGGCCGAGGCCGAGGGACCGCCGCACGACCGCACCTTCCGCGCACAGGTGTCGGTGGGCGGCGAGGTTCTGGGCCAGGGCGAGGGCCGCAGCAAGAAGGACGCCGAGCGCGCCGCCGCCGAGGTCGCCCTGCGGGTCCTGAACGGACGGGGCGATACGGACGACAGCGAGGACCCGCAGGTGGCCGAGGAGGGCGCAGAAGCGGCCGACCCCGCTCCGGAGGGCCGCTGGCCCATCTATGCCGCCGTGCTGGCCGAGGCGCTGGAAGTGGCCCTGGAAGTGGCGGACGAGGACGCGGGCTTGGACGATGTACGCCGCGAGGCTGCCCGCCTCTACCGCGACCTGCTGGCCGACCTGGGCCACGGCCCGGAAGGGGATGCGCAGTGA
- a CDS encoding zinc-dependent alcohol dehydrogenase — protein MKAVVWHGTGDIRLDDIPEPRIEDPTDAVVRLTASAICGTDLHFIRGTMSGMVPGTVLGHEGVGIVEKVGKDVRNFAPGDRVVIPSTISCGYCPPCRAGHTAQCDTANPNGPSAGTAFYGGPKASGAINGMQAEKVRTPYANSSLVKLPDNVSDDQAIMLSDIFPTAYFGADIAGVREGSVAVVLGCGPVGQFAIISARLLGATRVIAVDRLPDRLEMARKNGAEVINFDEEDPVEAVLRLTGGVGADNVIDAVGIDAQHADHGPAKPSAKEAKAFEEQVQEVAPDAEPTKDGQWVPGDAPSQALEWSIEMVKKAGQIGIIGVYSPEMTTYPIGKAMNKNLTLRMGNCDHRVYIPRLVDLVAAGAVDPTQVLTEHEHLGDAIEAFKAFDKRQPGWIKVELEPQAG, from the coding sequence ATGAAAGCAGTCGTATGGCACGGCACCGGCGACATCCGCCTGGACGACATTCCCGAACCCCGCATCGAGGACCCGACCGACGCCGTCGTGCGCCTGACCGCCAGCGCCATCTGCGGCACCGACCTGCACTTCATCCGGGGCACGATGAGCGGCATGGTCCCCGGCACCGTGCTGGGACACGAAGGCGTGGGCATCGTCGAGAAGGTGGGCAAGGACGTGCGCAACTTCGCGCCCGGCGACCGCGTGGTCATTCCCTCGACCATCTCCTGCGGGTACTGCCCGCCCTGCCGCGCGGGCCACACGGCCCAGTGCGACACCGCCAACCCCAACGGTCCCTCGGCGGGCACGGCCTTCTACGGCGGCCCCAAGGCCTCGGGGGCCATCAACGGCATGCAGGCCGAGAAGGTGCGAACGCCCTACGCCAACTCCAGCCTCGTGAAGCTGCCCGACAACGTCAGCGACGACCAGGCGATCATGCTCTCGGACATCTTCCCGACCGCCTACTTCGGGGCCGACATCGCGGGTGTCCGTGAGGGCAGCGTGGCCGTGGTGCTGGGCTGCGGGCCGGTGGGGCAGTTCGCCATCATCAGCGCGCGGCTGCTGGGCGCGACCCGCGTGATCGCGGTGGACCGCCTGCCCGACCGCCTGGAGATGGCCCGCAAGAACGGCGCCGAGGTGATCAACTTCGACGAGGAGGACCCGGTGGAGGCCGTGCTGCGCCTGACGGGCGGCGTGGGGGCCGACAACGTGATCGACGCCGTGGGCATCGACGCCCAGCACGCCGACCACGGCCCGGCCAAGCCCAGCGCGAAGGAAGCGAAAGCCTTCGAGGAGCAGGTGCAGGAGGTCGCCCCCGACGCCGAGCCCACCAAGGACGGCCAGTGGGTGCCCGGCGACGCGCCCTCGCAGGCGCTGGAATGGTCCATCGAGATGGTCAAGAAGGCGGGCCAGATCGGGATCATCGGCGTGTATTCGCCCGAGATGACCACCTATCCCATCGGCAAGGCCATGAACAAGAACCTGACCCTGCGCATGGGCAACTGCGACCACCGTGTCTACATTCCCCGGCTGGTGGACCTCGTGGCGGCGGGCGCCGTGGACCCGACCCAGGTCCTGACCGAGCACGAGCACCTGGGCGACGCCATCGAGGCCTTCAAGGCCTTCGACAAGCGCCAGCCCGGCTGGATCAAGGTGGAACTCGAGCCGCAGGCCGGCTAG
- the uvrB gene encoding excinuclease ABC subunit UvrB, producing MLSVKSEFTPSGDQPTAIRSLVDGLDSGLRFQTLLGATGTGKTYSVAKVIEETGRPALIMAPNKILTAQLASEFREFFPDAAVEFFISYYDYYQPEAYVPGKDLFIEKDASVNQEIERLRHSTTRSLLTRRDTIVVASVSCIYGLGDPKEYTALNAVLKKGGVMPRDELLGRLVNMQYERNDIELMPGRFRAKGEMVEVWPAYDEQPLRIELWGDDVERISVVHPLTGDRLADLDATVVYPAKHYVSSAGNIERAIVTIQEELDGRLEYFRSVGKLVEAQRLKERTLYDLEMLKVLGYCSGIENYSRHIDGRVAGATPYTMLDYFPDDFVTFIDESHVTVPQIGGMANGDRARKQTLVDFGFRLPSAMDNRPLNFQEFMDKTGQTVFVSATPGPFEREVSDSVADQIIRPTGLIDPPVTVRPIQGQIEDLLGRVRVKAAAGERTLVTTLTKRMSEDLTEYLLEKGVKARYMHSDIDSVERQVIIRDLRLGHYDVLVGINLLREGLDLPEVSLVAILDADKPGFLRSERALIQTIGRAARNINGEVILYGDTVTPAMQYAMEETARRREKQQSYNEEHGITPQSVRKGVRDVIRGEEVAAEISSENVGDDRDALTRQLTDLELDMWQASEDLDFEKAASLRDQIRAIEAKLQGKEFKQATVPGQKARKRGRR from the coding sequence ATGTTAAGCGTCAAGTCCGAATTCACGCCGTCGGGAGACCAGCCGACCGCCATCCGATCGCTCGTGGACGGCCTGGACTCGGGCCTGCGCTTCCAGACGCTGCTGGGCGCGACCGGCACCGGCAAGACCTACTCGGTGGCGAAGGTCATCGAGGAGACCGGCCGCCCGGCGCTGATCATGGCCCCGAACAAGATCCTCACGGCGCAGCTCGCCTCCGAGTTCCGCGAGTTCTTCCCCGACGCGGCCGTCGAGTTCTTCATCAGCTACTACGACTACTACCAGCCCGAGGCCTACGTGCCGGGCAAGGACCTGTTCATCGAGAAGGACGCCTCGGTGAACCAGGAGATCGAGCGGCTGCGGCACTCGACGACCCGCAGCCTGCTCACGCGCCGCGACACCATCGTGGTGGCGTCGGTGAGCTGCATCTATGGCCTGGGCGACCCCAAGGAATACACCGCCCTGAACGCCGTGCTGAAAAAGGGCGGCGTGATGCCCCGCGACGAACTGCTGGGCCGGCTGGTGAACATGCAGTACGAGCGCAACGATATCGAGCTGATGCCGGGGCGCTTCCGGGCCAAGGGCGAGATGGTGGAAGTCTGGCCCGCGTACGACGAACAACCCCTGCGTATCGAGTTGTGGGGCGACGACGTCGAGCGCATCAGCGTGGTACACCCGCTGACGGGCGACCGCCTGGCCGACCTCGACGCGACGGTGGTCTACCCCGCCAAGCACTACGTGAGCAGCGCGGGCAACATCGAGCGGGCCATCGTGACCATCCAGGAGGAACTCGACGGGCGGCTCGAATACTTCCGGTCGGTGGGCAAGCTCGTCGAGGCGCAGCGCCTCAAGGAACGCACGCTGTACGACCTGGAGATGCTCAAGGTGCTGGGCTACTGCTCGGGCATCGAGAACTACTCGCGCCACATCGACGGCCGCGTGGCCGGGGCCACCCCGTACACCATGCTCGACTACTTTCCCGACGACTTCGTGACCTTCATCGACGAGTCGCACGTGACGGTGCCGCAGATCGGCGGGATGGCGAACGGCGACCGCGCCCGCAAGCAGACGCTCGTGGACTTCGGGTTCCGGCTGCCGAGCGCGATGGACAACCGCCCCCTGAACTTCCAGGAGTTCATGGACAAGACGGGTCAGACCGTGTTCGTCTCGGCCACGCCCGGACCCTTCGAGCGCGAGGTGAGCGACTCGGTGGCCGACCAGATCATCCGCCCGACCGGCCTCATCGACCCGCCCGTGACGGTGCGGCCCATCCAGGGCCAGATCGAGGACCTGCTGGGGCGCGTCCGCGTGAAGGCGGCGGCGGGCGAGCGCACCCTGGTCACGACGCTCACCAAACGGATGTCGGAAGACCTCACCGAATACCTGCTCGAAAAGGGCGTCAAGGCGCGTTACATGCACTCCGACATCGACAGTGTGGAGCGGCAGGTCATCATCCGCGACCTGCGGCTGGGGCACTACGACGTGCTCGTGGGCATCAACCTGCTGCGCGAGGGGCTCGACCTGCCCGAGGTGTCGCTCGTCGCCATCCTGGACGCCGACAAGCCGGGCTTCCTGCGTTCCGAGCGGGCCCTCATCCAGACCATCGGGCGCGCGGCGCGCAACATCAACGGCGAGGTCATCCTGTACGGCGACACGGTGACTCCGGCCATGCAGTACGCGATGGAGGAAACCGCCCGCCGCCGCGAAAAACAGCAGAGCTACAACGAGGAACACGGCATCACGCCCCAGAGCGTGCGCAAGGGCGTGCGCGACGTGATCCGGGGCGAGGAGGTGGCCGCCGAGATCAGCAGCGAGAACGTGGGCGACGACCGAGACGCCCTGACGCGCCAGCTCACGGACCTCGAACTCGACATGTGGCAGGCCTCCGAGGACCTCGACTTCGAGAAGGCCGCCTCGCTGCGCGACCAGATCCGCGCCATCGAGGCCAAGCTTCAGGGCAAGGAGTTCAAGCAGGCCACCGTGCCGGGCCAGAAGGCCAGGAAGCGCGGCCGGCGCTGA